In the Leptospira limi genome, one interval contains:
- a CDS encoding DUF5808 domain-containing protein — translation MSYKEDKNFWGIPYGTEISAEAFVKDIWDPSTEEILTPKQFLGIGWGINLHALGRRVGVIK, via the coding sequence ATGTCATACAAAGAAGATAAAAATTTCTGGGGGATTCCTTACGGAACTGAAATCTCCGCGGAAGCGTTCGTAAAAGATATTTGGGATCCAAGCACAGAAGAAATTCTCACACCAAAACAATTCCTTGGAATTGGTTGGGGGATCAACTTACATGCCCTTGGCAGACGAGTTGGTGTGATTAAGTAA